In a genomic window of Methylophaga thalassica:
- the dnaK gene encoding molecular chaperone DnaK, which translates to MGKIIGIDLGTTNSCVAVMEDGKARVIENSEGDRTTPSIIAFTKDDEVLVGQSAKRQAVTNPNNTLYGIKRLIGRKFKEDVVQRDIDMVPYKIVEADNGDAWVSVNDKKMAPPEISARVLMKMKKTAEEFLGEPVTEAVVTVPAYFNDSQRQATKDAGKIAGLEVKRIINEPTAAALAYGMDKKRGDSTVVVYDLGGGTFDVSIIEIADIEGEHQFEVLATNGDTFLGGEDFDQRIIDYLVAEFKKDQGVDLAKDPLALQRLKDAAEKAKIELSSSQQTDINLPYITADASGPKHMEMRLTRAKLESLVEDLISRSMEPCKMALKDAGLSTSEINDVILVGGQTRMPKVQEAVKEMFGKEPRRDVNPDEAVAVGAAIQAAVLSGDVKDVLLLDVTPLSLGIETMGGVMTKLVEKNTTIPTKANQVFSTAEDNQPAVTIHVLQGEREMASANKSLGRFDLADIPPAPRGTPQIEVTFDIDANGILNVSAADKATGKKQSIVIKASSGLSDEEVEKMVKDAEAHADEDRKFHELVTARNQADALIHGTEKSLKDLGDKVEADEKAKIESAIAALQEAIKGEDKDDIEAKTTALSEVAGKLAERAYAENAEAGADAGQADSAKAGDDVVDAEFEEVDDDNKK; encoded by the coding sequence ATGGGAAAAATTATTGGTATTGACTTAGGAACAACAAATTCCTGTGTCGCAGTGATGGAAGATGGCAAAGCACGCGTTATCGAAAACAGCGAAGGCGATCGCACTACGCCATCAATCATTGCTTTTACAAAAGATGACGAAGTCTTAGTTGGTCAGTCTGCAAAACGTCAGGCGGTCACTAATCCAAACAATACACTGTACGGTATCAAACGTTTGATTGGCCGTAAGTTTAAAGAAGATGTCGTTCAGCGTGACATCGATATGGTGCCCTACAAAATCGTTGAAGCAGACAATGGCGATGCCTGGGTGTCTGTTAACGATAAAAAAATGGCACCACCTGAAATTTCAGCACGTGTTCTGATGAAAATGAAGAAAACCGCTGAAGAATTCCTGGGTGAACCTGTCACAGAAGCGGTGGTCACTGTGCCTGCTTACTTCAACGACTCACAACGTCAGGCAACCAAAGACGCGGGTAAAATTGCCGGTCTGGAAGTTAAACGTATTATCAACGAACCAACCGCTGCTGCACTGGCATACGGCATGGACAAAAAACGCGGCGATTCTACCGTTGTTGTTTATGACCTAGGTGGTGGTACATTCGACGTATCAATCATTGAGATTGCGGATATTGAAGGCGAACACCAATTTGAAGTATTAGCCACTAATGGTGATACCTTCTTAGGTGGTGAAGATTTCGACCAACGCATCATTGATTATTTAGTGGCTGAGTTCAAAAAAGATCAAGGTGTTGACCTGGCAAAAGATCCATTGGCTCTGCAACGTCTGAAAGATGCGGCTGAAAAAGCGAAGATCGAACTGTCTTCAAGCCAGCAAACAGATATTAACCTGCCTTACATCACCGCGGATGCATCAGGTCCTAAACACATGGAAATGCGTCTAACACGTGCTAAGTTGGAATCATTGGTTGAAGACCTGATTTCACGCAGCATGGAGCCATGTAAAATGGCACTGAAAGATGCTGGCCTATCTACATCTGAAATCAACGATGTGATTTTAGTCGGTGGTCAAACCCGCATGCCTAAAGTGCAGGAAGCGGTTAAAGAAATGTTTGGTAAAGAGCCTCGTCGTGATGTGAACCCTGACGAAGCGGTTGCAGTGGGTGCTGCTATCCAGGCAGCGGTGCTTTCAGGTGATGTTAAAGACGTATTGTTACTTGACGTCACGCCACTGAGCCTGGGTATTGAAACCATGGGTGGTGTGATGACTAAACTGGTTGAGAAAAACACCACGATTCCGACAAAAGCGAATCAAGTGTTCTCAACAGCAGAGGACAATCAACCCGCGGTAACCATTCATGTGCTTCAAGGTGAGCGTGAAATGGCATCAGCGAATAAATCACTGGGTCGTTTTGACTTGGCAGATATTCCTCCTGCTCCACGTGGTACACCGCAAATCGAAGTGACATTTGATATTGATGCTAACGGTATTCTTAACGTATCAGCAGCAGATAAAGCGACAGGCAAAAAACAATCTATCGTGATTAAAGCGTCTAGTGGCTTATCTGATGAAGAAGTTGAGAAAATGGTGAAAGATGCAGAAGCGCATGCGGATGAAGATCGTAAATTCCATGAGCTAGTGACTGCACGTAACCAAGCTGATGCATTAATTCACGGCACAGAAAAATCACTTAAAGATTTAGGTGATAAAGTTGAAGCTGATGAAAAAGCAAAAATTGAATCAGCGATCGCCGCTTTACAAGAAGCGATTAAAGGCGAAGACAAAGACGACATTGAAGCAAAAACAACCGCTTTAAGTGAAGTCGCTGGCAAGTTAGCAGAACGTGCTTATGCAGAAAATGCAGAAGCCGGTGCTGATGCAGGTCAAGCCGACAGTGCAAAAGCAGGTGATGACGTCGTTGACGCTGAGTTTGAAGAAGTTGACGACGACAACAAAAAATAA
- the dnaJ gene encoding molecular chaperone DnaJ, translated as MAKRDYYEVLELSRTATEAEIKKAYRRMAMKYHPDRNPDDAEAESKFKEAKEAYEILSDSQKRAAYDQFGHEGVDQSMGGGFRSSGGFSDIFGDVFNDIFGGGGGGRQQAYRGADLRYRLDLSLEDAVAGTTAKIRIPVNVECNTCDGSGAKKGTQPVTCTTCGGHGQVRIQQGFFTMQQPCPHCRGTGKMIKEPCPDCHGEGLVQEEKTLQVKVPAGVDTGDRIRLAGEGEAGTHGAPAGDLYVEVSVSRHDVFTRDGTNLFCDVPLSFVTAALGGEVEVPTLEGKANLKIPEGTQTGQQFRLKGKGVQSVRGGATGDLLCRVIIETPVKLSKKQKELLQEFEGDLKGGGEKHNPKHSSWLDAVKRFFE; from the coding sequence ATGGCCAAAAGAGACTATTACGAAGTTTTAGAATTATCACGCACGGCGACTGAAGCTGAAATCAAAAAAGCCTATCGTCGCATGGCGATGAAATATCATCCGGACAGAAATCCCGATGATGCTGAAGCTGAGTCCAAGTTTAAGGAAGCCAAAGAAGCCTACGAAATTTTATCTGATAGTCAAAAACGTGCTGCCTATGATCAGTTTGGTCATGAGGGTGTGGATCAATCCATGGGTGGAGGATTCAGAAGTAGTGGCGGCTTCAGCGATATTTTTGGTGATGTATTTAATGATATTTTCGGCGGTGGTGGCGGTGGCCGACAGCAGGCTTATCGCGGTGCTGATTTAAGATACCGTCTTGATTTGTCATTGGAAGATGCCGTTGCCGGAACCACGGCGAAGATACGTATTCCGGTCAATGTTGAATGTAACACCTGTGATGGCAGTGGTGCCAAGAAAGGCACACAGCCTGTTACCTGTACCACCTGTGGTGGTCATGGTCAGGTACGTATTCAGCAAGGATTCTTCACCATGCAACAGCCGTGTCCTCATTGTCGGGGCACAGGTAAAATGATTAAAGAGCCTTGCCCAGACTGTCATGGTGAGGGGCTGGTTCAGGAAGAAAAAACACTGCAAGTGAAAGTCCCTGCTGGTGTCGATACAGGCGACCGTATCCGTCTGGCGGGTGAAGGTGAAGCGGGTACTCACGGTGCCCCTGCTGGTGATTTGTATGTGGAAGTGTCAGTCAGCCGACATGATGTCTTCACTCGTGATGGTACAAATTTATTTTGCGATGTGCCATTGAGTTTTGTCACTGCGGCATTGGGCGGTGAAGTGGAAGTACCGACCTTGGAAGGCAAAGCCAATCTGAAGATTCCAGAAGGCACGCAAACTGGCCAGCAATTCCGCCTGAAAGGTAAAGGTGTGCAGTCAGTTCGTGGTGGTGCAACCGGCGATCTTTTATGTCGGGTTATTATCGAAACCCCCGTGAAGTTATCAAAAAAACAGAAAGAATTACTGCAAGAGTTTGAGGGCGATCTGAAAGGGGGCGGTGAAAAGCACAACCCGAAACATAGCTCCTGGCTGGATGCGGTAAAACGTTTTTTTGAATAA
- a CDS encoding HD domain-containing phosphohydrolase, with amino-acid sequence MAPHAQILIVDDVPDNIQVAMNLLREDSYEFSFANSGEKALSILNSDDADFDLILLDIMMPGIDGYETCKRIKASSQYQDIPIIFLTAKADVDSIAKAFQAGGVDYVTKPFHAAELLARVRTHIQLYQTKKWLEQQNIDLETKSRFAQARLLSELENSQKELIWFLTELMESTSDETGKHIRRVAEISALLAKLHPTLTDMDADTLYHASPMHDIGKMTVPHEILHKPGKYTPEEFEIMKSHTTNAYKLLSGSKRKLIKSAAIIAHQHHEKWDGSGYPRALKGDDIHIYGRIVALADVFDALTHQRCYKPAWSVNEAIEFIKEQRGLHFDPELVDLMIQNLDKFAEIVK; translated from the coding sequence ATGGCACCACATGCTCAGATTCTCATAGTTGACGATGTCCCTGACAATATTCAGGTCGCTATGAATTTGCTGAGAGAAGACAGTTATGAGTTTTCTTTTGCCAATAGTGGCGAAAAAGCATTATCAATTCTCAATAGTGATGATGCTGATTTTGACCTTATTCTGCTCGATATAATGATGCCTGGTATCGATGGTTATGAAACCTGTAAACGCATAAAGGCTAGCTCACAATATCAGGATATTCCTATCATATTCCTCACGGCCAAAGCCGATGTTGACTCGATTGCCAAGGCATTTCAGGCTGGCGGGGTCGATTATGTGACCAAACCGTTTCATGCTGCTGAGCTGTTAGCACGTGTCAGAACCCATATCCAGCTATACCAAACCAAAAAGTGGCTCGAACAACAAAATATTGACCTTGAGACAAAATCCCGTTTCGCCCAGGCTCGATTATTATCTGAATTAGAAAACAGCCAAAAAGAATTAATCTGGTTTTTAACTGAGCTGATGGAATCGACATCAGATGAAACAGGCAAACACATACGTCGTGTGGCAGAAATCTCAGCATTATTGGCAAAACTTCATCCGACATTAACCGATATGGATGCAGATACCCTTTATCATGCTTCACCGATGCACGATATCGGTAAGATGACAGTGCCTCATGAGATTCTTCATAAGCCAGGGAAATATACGCCGGAAGAGTTTGAGATCATGAAATCGCATACCACTAATGCCTATAAATTATTGTCTGGTTCCAAACGTAAATTAATTAAATCAGCGGCGATTATTGCTCATCAACATCATGAAAAATGGGATGGCAGTGGCTATCCGAGAGCGCTAAAGGGCGATGATATCCACATATATGGTCGTATCGTGGCATTAGCGGATGTGTTTGATGCCTTAACCCATCAACGTTGTTATAAACCTGCCTGGTCTGTGAATGAGGCTATTGAGTTCATTAAAGAACAGCGAGGTCTTCACTTTGATCCTGAATTAGTGGACTTGATGATACAGAATCTTGATAAGTTTGCTGAAATAGTGAAATAG
- the dapB gene encoding 4-hydroxy-tetrahydrodipicolinate reductase, whose protein sequence is MATKIAINGAAGRMGRCLIQAVEQTEGLELSAAIDRADSSLIGADAGEVAGVGKLGIAISSDIEQATKDSDIIIDFTLPEVTMALLPACVAHQCRPVIGTTGFDADQKQAIEDAAKQIATILAPNMSVGVNLSLKLLDIAARVLGDDVDIEIVEAHHRHKVDAPSGTALRMGEVVADALGRDLKQCAVYGREGRTGERDRNTIGFATIRAGDIVGDHTVMFAAEGERVEITHKASSRMTFAFGAMRASSWLMQKQNGLFDMQDVLGLS, encoded by the coding sequence ATGGCCACTAAGATTGCGATTAATGGCGCTGCTGGCAGAATGGGGCGTTGCCTGATTCAGGCAGTTGAACAGACTGAAGGTTTAGAACTCAGTGCGGCGATAGATCGCGCCGATTCCTCGCTAATAGGCGCTGATGCAGGTGAAGTTGCAGGCGTAGGTAAACTTGGTATTGCGATTAGCTCGGATATCGAACAAGCCACGAAAGACTCCGACATCATAATTGATTTTACTTTGCCTGAAGTCACAATGGCTTTATTACCTGCTTGTGTTGCTCACCAATGTCGACCGGTTATCGGTACAACCGGTTTTGATGCAGACCAAAAACAAGCGATCGAAGATGCGGCAAAGCAAATAGCGACGATTTTGGCACCCAATATGAGTGTTGGGGTGAACCTGTCATTAAAATTATTGGATATTGCCGCACGTGTCTTAGGTGACGATGTCGACATTGAAATTGTTGAAGCACACCACCGCCATAAAGTTGATGCGCCATCGGGCACCGCATTGCGTATGGGTGAAGTGGTTGCCGATGCTTTAGGTCGTGATCTTAAACAGTGTGCTGTTTATGGTCGTGAAGGACGTACCGGAGAACGTGATAGAAATACGATTGGGTTTGCCACGATTCGCGCAGGCGATATTGTGGGTGACCATACAGTTATGTTTGCCGCCGAAGGTGAACGTGTAGAGATTACTCATAAAGCCTCTAGTCGTATGACATTTGCTTTTGGTGCCATGCGTGCATCTAGCTGGCTAATGCAGAAGCAAAATGGGTTGTTTGATATGCAGGATGTCTTAGGTTTATCTTAA
- the grpE gene encoding nucleotide exchange factor GrpE, giving the protein MSNEEIEKPEVEASEQAETEASSETEKTTEQLLEEAQKQAEENWNQVLLARADLENVRRRHARDLENAHKHALDKFVNELLPICDSLELGLNAAKSESATLDAVRDGMSMTMKMLLDNIGKLGLEQVDPVGQPFDPELHQAVSMQPADGIEANHVISVMQKGYSFNGRLLRPAMVVVSQ; this is encoded by the coding sequence ATGAGCAATGAAGAAATTGAAAAGCCAGAAGTAGAAGCGAGTGAGCAAGCTGAAACTGAGGCATCATCAGAAACAGAAAAAACAACAGAGCAGTTGTTGGAAGAAGCACAAAAACAAGCAGAAGAAAACTGGAACCAGGTGTTATTAGCTCGTGCTGATCTGGAAAATGTTCGTCGCCGTCATGCTCGGGACCTGGAAAATGCCCATAAACACGCTTTAGATAAGTTTGTGAATGAGCTTTTACCCATTTGTGACAGCCTTGAACTTGGCTTAAATGCGGCTAAGTCAGAATCAGCGACGCTAGATGCAGTTCGCGATGGTATGAGTATGACCATGAAAATGTTACTCGATAATATTGGCAAGCTTGGTTTGGAACAGGTTGATCCTGTGGGCCAACCGTTTGACCCTGAGTTACACCAGGCTGTGTCTATGCAACCTGCCGATGGCATTGAAGCCAACCATGTCATTAGCGTGATGCAGAAAGGTTATAGCTTCAATGGCCGTTTACTTCGACCGGCAATGGTTGTGGTCTCTCAATAA